One window of Hymenobacter sp. BRD128 genomic DNA carries:
- a CDS encoding cation diffusion facilitator family transporter, producing MSANSSSKLSLYGGIAANVAIAISKFVAAYVTGSSAMLSEGIHSLVDTGNGGLLLYGLSRSQRPADAQHPFGHGKELYFWALIVAVLIFAIGGGMSFYEGIKHLEHPEPLEDAKWNYLVLGVSIIFEGAALVLALRALLEKQAAGTSFWTTLRTSRDPAVFASVLENAAAVAGLLIALLGVYFGHLLNNPLFDGGASIIIGLLLMGVAVLLVSRTRALLVGEGVSDDTLAELQTLACGIPGVTTVRPPLTMYLAPDDVMLALDVDFDDHLTATQVEEAVVAVQNSIRAGYPEFKRIFIEAKSLAGRV from the coding sequence ATGTCTGCAAACTCTTCTTCCAAGCTCTCGCTCTACGGTGGCATTGCCGCCAACGTGGCCATCGCCATCAGCAAATTTGTAGCGGCCTACGTCACCGGCTCTTCGGCCATGCTCTCCGAGGGTATTCACTCGCTGGTCGATACCGGCAACGGCGGCCTGCTGCTCTACGGCCTGAGCCGCAGCCAGCGCCCGGCCGATGCGCAGCACCCCTTCGGCCACGGTAAGGAGCTGTATTTCTGGGCGTTGATAGTAGCCGTGCTCATCTTTGCCATCGGCGGCGGCATGTCGTTTTACGAAGGCATTAAGCACTTGGAACACCCCGAGCCGCTCGAAGATGCTAAGTGGAACTACCTCGTGCTGGGCGTGTCCATCATTTTTGAGGGCGCGGCGCTGGTGCTGGCGCTGCGGGCACTGCTCGAAAAGCAGGCGGCGGGCACTAGTTTCTGGACCACCCTACGCACGAGCCGCGACCCGGCCGTGTTTGCCTCGGTGCTGGAGAATGCCGCCGCCGTGGCGGGGCTGCTCATCGCCCTGCTGGGCGTTTATTTTGGGCACCTACTAAATAATCCGCTCTTCGACGGCGGCGCATCCATCATCATCGGCCTATTGCTGATGGGCGTGGCTGTGCTGCTGGTGTCGCGCACCCGGGCACTGCTGGTGGGCGAAGGCGTGAGCGATGACACCCTAGCCGAGCTGCAAACCCTGGCCTGCGGCATCCCCGGCGTGACAACCGTGCGCCCGCCGCTCACTATGTACCTGGCCCCCGACGACGTGATGCTGGCCCTCGATGTGGACTTTGACGACCACCTCACGGCCACGCAGGTAGAAGAGGCCGTGGTGGCGGTGCAAAACAGCATTCGCGCCGGCTACCCTGAGTTTAAACGCATTTTCATCGAAGCCAAATCGCTGGCCGGCCGCGTGTAG